The following are encoded in a window of Cyprinus carpio isolate SPL01 chromosome B18, ASM1834038v1, whole genome shotgun sequence genomic DNA:
- the LOC109057498 gene encoding 1-phosphatidylinositol 4,5-bisphosphate phosphodiesterase gamma-2-like, whose product MAGRVQQGDLTEYKKSLIKRDLEMGIVMTVYRQRMERLTVQVIMETRQVAWSRTANKTEGVLDLFEIREVRAGKNSKDFDRFKDSKDKYIDPNTCFTIFYGSQFVLNTLSLAADSVEDAENWLTGLELLRQETLVAYTPEIIESWLRKQMYSVDQTKKNSITLKELKSLLPQMNFKVPGGRFLKDRIAVVGAKKEVLDFEQFHKFYNLLMFENQKTILDEFKKESCAFIMGTSDQPIQLCDFQRFLLFHQRESWANNTNQVRELMTIFIDDTMRKTNDPAFTVEEFLSFLFSKENSIWDEKFSEICPLDMNNPLSHYWINSSHNTYLTGDQLRSESSTEAYVRCLRLGCRCVELDCWNGPDEPIIYHGWTRTSKIKFKDVVKAINDHAFATSEFPVVLSIEEHCDVKQQKMMAQVFKDVFQDKLLTEPLEPEAEQLPSPTQLKGKIIIKHKKLNIDETFSKKDLRKGDKQGELFIWDPIDEKWYKHYCVIENKTLYYAEESELQEEDMGKSPQGGTDLHQSEPWFHGRMSEGRQTAERLLQEYCADSGGVDGTFLVRESDTYVNDCTLSFWRSGRVQHCRIRSCLDGGHTVYFLTENLHFPNVYALIQYYRENPLRCQDFNLRLTELVPRPDQHIREGWFYSNLSRGEAEDYLMRIPRDGAFLIRQRENSDSYAITFRGEGMVKHCRIHKEGSMYVLGTSSEFESLLELVDYFRKKPLYRKIKLRYPVTPELVERFSSITISASLYDSKQYVEANEIEPSLPHSTVKALYEYRAMRQDELTFQKGALIHNVTKEANGWWKGDYGGKLQHYFPSNYVEEIDSTEPSFQGDEENPLGDLCKGIVDISKCTVVRSAKHGKPVVVTLQDKENKDMPFDLATETTEELYEWYQVTWDITQREGNKEFEKQKQREVESRDEVASEMSEVVVYCQPRSKDKDRFDNYTYKEVRSFVENKIPSRNKSTQFMLYNRKALSRVYPKGQRVDSSNYDPYPLWMCGCHMVALNFQTADKYMQLNSALFSLNGGTGYVLQPELMRSDSYDPHQEKKNVRFTITIRVIGARHLPKPGRSIASPFVEIELCGQTEDNKFKTTVSHDNGLNPIWLAPNSQPSEIFTFSVYEPDLTFLRFVVFEEDMFSDPNFLAQATFPVKGVRSGYRSVPLKNGFSENLELASLLVYVDIQQVEKAQEELYSSSKQLQKKQAELSTEFCLYDTHSSLQRNAAPDFLYSEKKMNKQQKINNSKFYS is encoded by the exons ATGGCGGGCCGCGTTCAGCAAGGAGACTTGACCGAGTACAAGAAGAGTCTCATTAAGCGGGACTTGGAGATGGGGATAGTGATGACCGTGTACAGACAGAGGATGGAGAGGCTTACCGTGCAGGTCATCATGGAGACGCGACAGGTGGCATGGTCGCGCACCGCTAACAAGACAGAAGGAGTGT TGGACCTTTTTGAGATCCGGGAAGTACGAGCTGGAAAAAACTCCAAAGACTTTGATCGATTCAAGGACAGCAAGGATAAATATATAGACCCCAACACATGCTTTACTATATTCTATGGCTCTCAGTTTGTTCTCAACACTCTCAGTCTGGCGG CTGATTCAGTGGAGGATGCAGAAAATTGGCTGACAGGACTGGAGTTACTGCGACAGGAGACACTGGTGGCTTACACACCAGAGATTATagagag TTGGCTGAGGAAGCAGATGTACTCGGTTgatcaaacaaagaaaaacag CATCACACTGAAAGAGCTCAAGTCTCTGCTGCCACAGATGAACTTTAAAGTACCAGGTGGACGTTTTTTGAAGGACAGAATTGCG GTGGTGGGAGCAAAGAAAGAAGTTCTGGATTTTGAGCAATTTCACAAATTCTACAATCTTTTGATGTTTGAAAACCAAAAGACG ATTCTAGATGAGTTTAAAAAGGAGTCGTGTGCTTTCATCATGGG taccAGCGATCAGCCTATTCAACTCTGCGATTTTCAAAGATTCCTTTTATTTCATCAGAGA gagTCTTGGGCCAACAATACAAATCAAGTTCGAGAGCTAATGACCATCTTCATCGATGACACCATGAGGAAGACCAACGATCCAGCCTTTACTGTTGAAGAG TTCCTTAGTTTTCTCTTCTCCAAAGAGAACTCGATTTGGGATGAGAAGTTCTCAGAGATTTGCCCACTGGACATGAACAATCCTCTGTCTCATTATTGGATCAACTCTTCTCACAACAC atatttGACTGGAGATCAACTGCGCAGTGAGTCCTCAACAGAAGCTTACGTGCGCTGCTTGAGGCTGGGCTGCCGCTGTGTTGAGT TGGACTGCTGGAATGGTCCCGATGAACCTATTATATACCACGGCTGGACTAGAACCTCCAAGATAAAGTTTAAGGATGTGGTGAAGGCCATCAATGATCATGCTTTTGCAACATCCGA GTTTCCTGTGGTGCTGTCAATAGAAGAACACTGTGACGTCAAGCAGCAAAAAATGATGGCTCAGGTGTTCAAGGATGTTTTCCAAGACAAGCTCCTGACAGAGCCGCTGGAACCAGAAGCAGAACAACTGCCGTCACCAACCCAACTGAAGGGCAAGATCATCATCAAG CACAAGAAACTGAATATCGATGAGACCTTTAGCAAAAAGGACCTCCGGAAAGGAGATAAGCAGGGAGAGCTCTTCATCTGGGATCCAATCGATGAG AAATGGTACAAGCACTACTGTGTGATCGAGAATAAGACTTTGTATTATGCTGAGGAGAGTGAACTACAAGAGGAGGATATGGGAAAG TCACCTCAGGGCGGTACAGATCTTCATCAGTCAGAGCCCTGGTTTCACGGGCGGATGTCAGAGGGCAGACAGACAGCCGAGAGACTGCTGCAGGAATATTGTGCAGATTCAGGTGGAGTTGACGGGACATTTCTGGTGCGGGAGAGCGACACCTACGTCAATGATTGCACCCTCTCGTTCTG GCGCAGCGGACGAGTTCAACATTGTCGAATCCGTTCCTGCTTAGATGGAGGCCACACTGTCTATTTCCTCACAGAGAACTTGCACTTCCCAAATGTGTACGCTCTTATCCAGTATTACAGAGAAAACCCTCTCCGCTGTCAGGATTTCAACCTGCGCCTCACTGAACTTGTGCCTCGACCAGACCAGCACATAAGAGAAGG GTGGTTTTACAGTAACTTGAGTCGGGGTGAGGCAGAGGACTATCTCATGAGGATCCCTCGAGATGGAGCCTTCCTCATCAGACAGAGAGAAAATTCAGACTCTTATGCCATCACCTTCAG AGGTGAAGGGATGGTGAAGCACTGCCGGATACACAAAGAGGGATCTATGTACGTGCTCGGCACCTCCAGCGAATTTGAGAGCCTGTTGGAATTGGTGGACTATTTCCGAAAGAAACCACTGTATCGGAAGATCAAACTGCGCTACCCGGTCACACCAGAACTGGTGGAACGCTTCAGTTCG ATAACCATATCTGCTTCACTTTATGATTCTAAACAGTACGTGGAGGCCAATGAGATAGAGCCGTCTCTG CCCCATAGCACAGTGAAGGCACTCTATGAATACAGGGCCATGCGGCAGGATGAACTCACCTTTCAGAAGGGTGCTTTGATCCATAACGTGACCAAGGAGGCAAACGGATG GTGGAAAGGAGACTATGGTGGAAAACTGCAGCACTATTTCCCTTCAAATTATGTAGAAGAAATCGATTCAACTGAGCCAAGTTTCCAG GGCGATGAGGAAAATCCATTAGGTGACTTATGTAAAGGAATAGTGGACATCTCGAAGTGTACTGTTG TTCGTTCAGCCAAACACGGCAAGCCTGTGGTGGTGACGCTGCAGGATAAGGAGAATAAAGACATGCCGTTTGATTTGGCCACTGAGACCACCGAAGAGCTGTACGAGTGGTATCAGGTCACTTGGGACATCACACAGAGAGAAGGAAACAAAGAGTTTGAG AAACAAAAGCAAAGGGAGGTTGAGAGCAGAGACGAGGTGGCCAGCGAGATGTCTGAAGTGGTCGTTTACTGCCAGCCTCGCAGCAAAGACAAGGACCGCTTTG ATAATTATACCTACAAAGAGGTTCGCTCCTTCGTAGAAAATAAGATTCCCTCCAGAAACAAGTCGACTCAGTTTATGTTGTATAACCGCAAGGCGCTCAGCCGCGTCTACCCTAAGGGCCAGCGGGTGGACTCGTCCAACTATGATCCGTATCCACTGTGGATGTGCGGCTGCCACATGGTGGCACTCAACTTCCAAACCGCTG ATAAGTACATGCAGCTGAACAGCGCCCTCTTCAGTCTGAATGGAGGCACAGGATATGTACTGCAGCCTGAGCTGATGCGCAGCGATTCGTATGACCCTCATCAGGAGAAGAAGAATGTCAGATTTACTATCACCATTAGG GTGATAGGAGCGAGACATCTTCCCAAACCAGGACGAAGCATTGCCAGTCCCTTTGTGGAGATCGAACTGTGTGGCCAAACAGAGGACAACAAATTCAAGACTACCGTTAGTC ATGATAACGGACTGAACCCTATATGGCTTGCGCCGAACTCTCAGCCTTCAGAGATATTTACTTTCAGCGTGTATGAACCAGACCTCACCTTTCTGCGCTTTGTGGTCTTTGAGGAGGACATGTTCTCTGACCCCAATTTCCTGGCCCAGGCTACGTTCCCTGTGAAAGGTGTTCGCTCAG GGTACAGATCAGTCCCTTTAAAGAACGGCTTCAGTGAAAACTTAGAGCTGGCATCACTACTGGTGTATGTTGATATACAGCAGGTGGAG AAAGCGCAGGAGGAACTTTACTCCTCCTCGAAACAGTTGCAAAAGAAACAGGCGGAGTTAAGCACCGAGTTCTGCCTCTACGACACTCACTCCAGCCTGCAGCGCAACGCGGCCCCTGACTTCCTGTactcagaaaaaaagatgaataaacagCAAAAAATCAACAACAGCAAGTTCTACTCATGA